One window of the Granulicella arctica genome contains the following:
- a CDS encoding enolase C-terminal domain-like protein, producing the protein MSAPKHPLLTHTRQPNRRHFLFGAAASFFAGTRNYAFAVQSPSAIHSATISAVEVLELHGRYTTAAGIDGQPQVNPLDVYDDLRPAPYADKPSGSKEVHTTATYLRIRTADGIDGLYGPIEKSAALIVQEELRPFLIGKDALAGEALWDEMYRSNRQSRDGIFMMAISAVDNTLWDIRGRFYNVPVYRLLGGPTRASVEMYASCLGFSLDPDAVRTRCLAIQKEGFRYQKWFMGYGPGSGPEGMRKNVELVRILRETLGDDAGIMFDAYSGWDQDYALEWAHQVEKYRPHWMEEVTHPEKIDSFAAMRRSTTVPIASGEHFYGRWEVERYLQAGALSVVQADPEWCGGTSELLRIGTVASLHDVPVLPHGHSLRAAIHVIASQSPMTFPMGEYLVNKMKHYHHFESNPLTVERAHIALPTGPGFNVQLDPAKIESQTVWKSE; encoded by the coding sequence ATGAGCGCCCCCAAACACCCTCTTCTTACGCACACGCGACAGCCCAACCGCCGTCATTTCCTCTTCGGCGCAGCGGCGAGCTTTTTCGCAGGCACTCGCAACTACGCCTTCGCCGTGCAGTCCCCTTCGGCAATCCATTCCGCAACGATCAGCGCCGTCGAGGTACTCGAACTGCATGGACGTTACACCACCGCAGCCGGCATAGATGGCCAGCCCCAGGTCAACCCGCTCGATGTCTACGACGACCTTCGACCGGCGCCCTACGCCGATAAACCCTCAGGCTCAAAAGAAGTCCACACCACCGCGACCTACCTGCGCATCCGCACCGCAGATGGCATCGACGGACTCTACGGCCCTATTGAGAAGAGCGCCGCGCTCATCGTGCAGGAAGAGTTGCGCCCCTTCCTCATCGGCAAAGATGCGCTCGCGGGCGAAGCTCTCTGGGACGAGATGTACCGCTCCAATCGACAGTCGCGCGATGGCATCTTCATGATGGCCATCAGCGCCGTCGACAACACTCTCTGGGATATTCGTGGCCGCTTCTACAACGTACCCGTGTACCGTCTGCTCGGCGGCCCCACCCGTGCCTCTGTCGAGATGTACGCAAGTTGCCTCGGCTTCTCGCTCGATCCAGATGCAGTCCGCACCCGCTGCCTCGCCATCCAGAAAGAGGGCTTCCGTTACCAGAAATGGTTTATGGGATATGGTCCCGGATCCGGACCCGAAGGCATGCGCAAGAACGTCGAACTCGTCCGCATCCTGCGCGAGACCCTTGGCGATGACGCCGGCATTATGTTCGACGCTTATAGCGGCTGGGATCAGGACTACGCCCTCGAATGGGCGCACCAGGTTGAGAAGTACCGTCCACACTGGATGGAAGAGGTAACCCATCCCGAAAAGATCGACAGCTTCGCAGCCATGCGCCGCAGCACCACCGTACCCATCGCCTCAGGCGAGCATTTCTACGGTCGATGGGAGGTCGAACGCTACCTGCAGGCTGGCGCGCTCTCCGTCGTTCAGGCTGATCCGGAGTGGTGTGGCGGCACCTCCGAACTCCTGCGCATCGGCACCGTCGCCTCCCTCCACGACGTTCCCGTCCTGCCCCACGGACATAGCCTGCGCGCCGCGATCCACGTCATCGCCAGCCAGTCGCCCATGACGTTTCCCATGGGCGAGTACCTCGTCAACAAGATGAAGCATTATCACCACTTCGAGAGCAATCCACTCACGGTGGAGAGAGCCCACATCGCCCTCCCCACCGGCCCCGGATTCAACGTCCAGCTAGACCCCGCGAAGATTGAATCCCAGACCGTCTGGAAGAGCGAGTAG
- the eno gene encoding phosphopyruvate hydratase, whose amino-acid sequence MTEIVSIHAREILDSRGNPTVEADVVLDGGARGRAAVPSGASTGEHEAVELRDGDMEHYLGKGVLNAVENVETILSPELAGMDATNQRLIDATMISIDGTENKSRLGANAILAVSMACARASAEALKIPLYRYLGGVNACILPTPMMNILNGGSHADSNVDFQEFMVMPVGAETFSDALRWGTEVFHTLKGVLKKKGYSTAVGDEGGFAPSLKSNAEAIELILEAIELAGYRPGEDIALALDPAASEFYNKETGRYVFKKSDKSEKTSAEMVNFWESWVRQYPIVSLEDGLAEDDWDGWKLMTEQIGDVQLVGDDLFVTNTRRLREGIEKKVANSILIKVNQIGTVSETLEAIEVARRYGYTSIISHRSGETEDTFIADLAVGTGAGQIKTGSASRTDRIAKYNQLLRIEEELGQSAAFLGIESLNFGE is encoded by the coding sequence ATGACCGAAATCGTCTCCATCCACGCACGCGAAATTCTCGATTCCCGGGGCAATCCTACTGTTGAAGCTGATGTGGTTCTGGATGGAGGAGCGCGTGGGCGTGCCGCGGTGCCGAGCGGTGCCTCGACGGGCGAGCACGAGGCGGTCGAGTTGCGCGATGGAGATATGGAGCACTACCTCGGCAAGGGCGTGCTGAACGCGGTCGAGAATGTTGAGACGATTCTTTCGCCGGAGCTTGCAGGGATGGATGCGACGAACCAGCGGCTGATCGATGCGACGATGATCTCGATCGATGGTACGGAGAACAAGTCGCGGCTGGGTGCGAATGCGATTCTTGCGGTGTCGATGGCCTGTGCACGGGCCTCGGCGGAGGCGCTGAAGATTCCGCTGTATCGCTATCTTGGTGGCGTCAATGCCTGCATTCTGCCTACGCCGATGATGAACATCCTCAATGGCGGTTCGCATGCGGACTCGAACGTGGACTTTCAGGAGTTCATGGTGATGCCGGTAGGCGCGGAGACGTTCTCGGATGCGCTGCGGTGGGGGACGGAGGTCTTCCATACCCTGAAGGGCGTGTTGAAGAAGAAGGGTTACAGCACGGCGGTGGGCGATGAGGGCGGCTTTGCTCCGTCGTTGAAGTCGAATGCCGAGGCGATCGAACTGATCCTTGAGGCGATTGAGTTGGCGGGCTATCGGCCGGGTGAGGATATCGCGCTCGCGCTCGATCCAGCAGCGAGCGAGTTCTACAACAAGGAGACCGGGCGGTACGTCTTCAAGAAATCGGACAAGTCGGAGAAGACCTCGGCGGAGATGGTGAACTTCTGGGAGTCGTGGGTGCGGCAGTATCCGATCGTTTCGCTTGAGGATGGACTGGCGGAGGATGACTGGGACGGCTGGAAGCTGATGACGGAACAGATCGGCGATGTGCAGCTTGTGGGGGATGACCTGTTCGTGACGAACACGAGACGGCTGCGCGAGGGTATTGAGAAGAAGGTGGCGAACTCGATTCTGATCAAGGTGAACCAGATCGGGACCGTTTCTGAGACGCTTGAGGCGATTGAAGTGGCTCGGCGGTATGGCTACACGAGCATCATTTCGCATCGGAGCGGCGAGACGGAAGACACGTTCATCGCGGATCTGGCAGTGGGTACAGGTGCGGGACAGATCAAAACGGGCTCGGCCAGCCGGACGGATCGGATTGCGAAGTACAACCAGTTGCTGCGGATCGAGGAAGAGCTTGGCCAGTCGGCGGCGTTCCTAGGAATTGAGTCGCTGAACTTCGGTGAGTAA
- a CDS encoding superantigen-like protein SSL4 yields the protein MKLPLTTAALALSAVAFGPATLAAHAQAGATGVSHPDTTPITVESNDPAPQPPATHPKPSAYVPYSAPAPTPQTYTAAPAPKRFNPDGEIVTTDTPVSQQGEDSTYRPYRPANGSGLTTRAEADPDAGVVMEVPLVAGEMPEGTLLKVRMNNALSTISTTRGSAFSATVSDDVLREGHVVIPAGSILDGQVTEVRGGHRISGRAAIHLEPRRVTLPDGTYYVLHAQVTDTGEPSNVSVNGEGTILRRDHAKETLAIVTATTGAAAVAGAMIGGGVGAAVGAGIGAGASTILWLKQDRQTALPRNTALIFSLTTPMRMRPMQDGALLR from the coding sequence ATGAAGCTCCCGCTCACGACTGCTGCTCTTGCCCTATCGGCTGTTGCTTTTGGACCCGCCACCCTCGCAGCCCACGCGCAGGCCGGGGCGACCGGCGTCTCCCATCCCGACACGACCCCCATCACGGTGGAGTCCAACGACCCCGCGCCGCAGCCACCAGCGACCCATCCAAAGCCCTCCGCCTATGTGCCCTACAGTGCGCCGGCACCCACACCACAGACATACACGGCTGCGCCCGCGCCGAAGCGCTTCAATCCGGATGGCGAGATCGTCACCACCGACACGCCCGTCTCCCAGCAGGGTGAGGACAGCACCTATCGCCCCTATCGCCCGGCAAACGGCTCAGGCCTCACGACACGCGCCGAGGCTGATCCCGATGCTGGCGTTGTGATGGAAGTTCCCCTCGTCGCCGGCGAGATGCCCGAGGGCACGCTCCTCAAAGTCCGCATGAACAACGCCCTCTCCACCATCAGCACGACTCGTGGCAGTGCCTTCTCCGCCACCGTCAGCGACGACGTCTTGCGTGAAGGTCACGTCGTCATCCCGGCAGGCTCTATCCTCGACGGTCAGGTCACCGAGGTGCGCGGAGGCCATCGCATCTCTGGTCGTGCCGCCATCCACCTCGAGCCGCGCCGCGTCACGCTTCCCGACGGCACCTACTACGTCCTCCACGCCCAGGTAACGGATACCGGCGAGCCCAGCAACGTCTCCGTCAATGGCGAGGGCACCATCCTTCGTCGCGATCACGCCAAGGAAACTCTTGCCATCGTCACCGCCACCACCGGCGCAGCAGCCGTAGCCGGAGCCATGATCGGCGGCGGAGTCGGCGCAGCCGTCGGAGCCGGTATCGGCGCAGGAGCCAGCACCATCCTCTGGCTCAAGCAGGATCGCCAGACAGCCCTCCCCCGCAACACGGCTCTCATCTTCTCGCTCACTACCCCTATGCGCATGCGCCCCATGCAGGATGGCGCGCTACTCCGCTAG
- a CDS encoding serine/threonine-protein kinase gives MKRRVIEHYDFIRKIGAGGSGVVFLATDTLLQRPVVLKLLKRGNLTLEQMRSTQLREARLASAIDHPNVCAIYDVGETKAEGEDEAYIVMQYIPGKSLDKLIAAGPASLQLVLSCGIQISDGLSAAHNLGIFHRDLKPANVMLTDGGLIKILDFGLARRLNLDQTEFDPSGPTNRRVPAPGATYTARGGTIAYMAPEQFVTGQSSVQSDIFALGLILYELATGRHPFHRPDAQEFQSIRAIQYADPPSLREIAPNLPVEFESLVFRCLEKQPSARFASAADVREGLRTIMHNKQLDFISMPGDNGGGLQSSQGRLQLDSPEEEKRTTGILSMLAERFRESNTTHTGKPNSIVVLPFINFGHVSGADSTPLYGYALADAIAARLARMPTLVVRPSSSLMAVPTQQLDPLSIGKKLLVQFVLAGNFLRSDAGFDLNWQLLDVPTQSVRAGGSINVESFDLISVQTEICNEVFSTLQGFGGLQGNEVSRGGSLTQDISEDYLQARAVLSSFMSRTGSREDLDRARELFERVTTQDEQYAAGWSGLGITHLQYARHGLGGQMHVLEARRAFDKALALDPGSVESNLYRVYMLLSRGEKESARHGIEHLLQTAGNDWNVHLVAGQTLRIDGMYEEALDQFNISLRMNPSNAALIYNNRARVYQYQNQMELAADEIQKGLTLEPKQPLLRISLGYQYMRTGNLSLAIETLENVISDENSLRIVYPTIALCYVQLGEREKAASFIVDETLSAAEADAEMAYRLATYFALEGDESEALHWLRRAIYLGNENFPWFSKNPAWRNLVGHADFERILEDLKKSYRKNQKNWKRLLAQVREI, from the coding sequence ATGAAGCGTCGCGTCATTGAGCACTACGACTTTATCCGTAAGATCGGCGCTGGTGGCAGCGGCGTAGTGTTTCTGGCTACCGATACGCTGCTGCAGCGGCCGGTGGTATTGAAGCTTCTGAAGCGGGGCAATCTTACGTTGGAGCAGATGCGGAGTACGCAGCTCCGCGAGGCGCGGCTGGCCTCGGCAATCGACCATCCGAACGTCTGCGCGATCTACGATGTGGGCGAGACGAAGGCGGAGGGTGAGGACGAGGCGTACATCGTCATGCAGTACATCCCGGGCAAATCCCTGGACAAGCTGATTGCGGCAGGTCCGGCGAGTCTGCAACTGGTGCTGTCGTGCGGGATCCAGATCTCGGATGGGCTGTCGGCCGCGCACAATCTGGGAATCTTCCATCGTGACTTGAAGCCGGCGAACGTCATGCTGACCGATGGCGGATTGATCAAGATTCTTGACTTCGGGTTGGCGCGACGGCTGAACCTCGACCAGACGGAGTTCGATCCTTCGGGACCGACAAACAGAAGGGTTCCGGCGCCAGGCGCGACGTATACAGCACGGGGCGGGACGATTGCGTATATGGCTCCGGAACAGTTTGTGACCGGGCAGTCGAGTGTGCAGTCCGACATCTTCGCGCTGGGGCTGATTCTGTATGAGCTGGCTACGGGGCGGCATCCATTTCACCGGCCGGATGCGCAGGAGTTCCAGAGCATCCGGGCGATCCAGTATGCAGATCCACCGTCGCTGCGGGAGATTGCACCGAACCTGCCGGTGGAGTTTGAGAGCCTTGTGTTTCGGTGCCTGGAGAAGCAGCCTTCGGCGCGATTTGCTTCGGCTGCGGATGTTCGCGAGGGGTTGCGAACGATCATGCATAACAAGCAGCTCGACTTTATCTCGATGCCGGGGGATAACGGTGGGGGATTGCAGTCTTCTCAGGGTCGGCTACAACTCGATTCGCCGGAGGAAGAGAAGCGCACGACGGGTATTTTGTCGATGCTAGCCGAGCGATTTCGCGAAAGCAATACGACGCACACGGGCAAGCCGAACAGCATTGTGGTGTTGCCGTTTATCAACTTCGGCCATGTAAGCGGGGCTGATTCCACGCCGCTCTACGGGTATGCCCTGGCAGATGCCATCGCGGCGCGGCTGGCGCGAATGCCAACGCTGGTGGTGCGGCCGTCGAGTTCTCTGATGGCAGTTCCGACGCAGCAGCTTGACCCTCTGAGCATCGGAAAAAAGCTATTGGTGCAGTTTGTGCTGGCGGGAAACTTTCTGCGGTCGGATGCCGGGTTCGATTTGAACTGGCAGTTGCTCGATGTGCCGACGCAAAGTGTGCGGGCGGGCGGGTCGATCAACGTGGAGTCGTTCGATCTGATCTCGGTGCAGACAGAGATTTGCAACGAAGTGTTCAGCACGCTACAGGGGTTTGGCGGGCTGCAGGGAAACGAGGTCTCGCGGGGCGGGTCGCTGACGCAGGATATCTCCGAGGACTACCTGCAGGCCCGTGCCGTGCTGTCGTCCTTCATGTCGCGGACTGGCAGCAGGGAGGATCTTGACCGGGCGCGGGAGTTGTTTGAGCGCGTGACGACGCAGGATGAACAGTATGCGGCGGGCTGGTCGGGGCTCGGGATAACGCACCTGCAGTATGCGCGGCATGGCCTGGGTGGCCAGATGCATGTGCTTGAGGCGAGGCGGGCGTTTGATAAGGCGCTGGCGCTCGACCCGGGATCGGTGGAGTCGAATCTTTATCGTGTCTATATGCTGCTGTCTCGGGGTGAGAAAGAGTCGGCCCGGCACGGGATTGAACATCTACTGCAGACGGCGGGCAACGACTGGAACGTGCATCTTGTGGCAGGTCAGACATTGCGGATCGACGGCATGTATGAGGAGGCGCTGGATCAGTTCAATATCTCGCTGCGTATGAATCCTTCGAATGCGGCGCTGATCTATAACAATCGCGCGCGGGTGTACCAGTACCAGAACCAGATGGAGCTGGCGGCGGATGAGATCCAGAAGGGTTTGACGCTGGAACCAAAACAGCCACTGCTTCGAATTTCTCTGGGCTATCAATATATGAGGACGGGAAACCTGTCGCTGGCGATTGAGACGCTCGAGAACGTAATTAGCGATGAGAACTCGCTGCGGATTGTCTATCCGACCATTGCGCTTTGCTATGTGCAGCTTGGGGAGCGGGAGAAGGCGGCGTCCTTCATCGTGGATGAGACGCTTTCGGCGGCTGAGGCCGATGCGGAGATGGCGTATCGGCTGGCTACCTACTTCGCGCTTGAGGGGGACGAATCGGAGGCGCTGCACTGGCTGCGGCGGGCCATCTACCTGGGTAATGAGAATTTCCCATGGTTTTCAAAGAATCCGGCATGGCGAAATCTGGTGGGCCATGCCGATTTTGAGCGGATTCTTGAGGATCTGAAGAAGAGCTATCGCAAGAATCAGAAAAACTGGAAGCGGTTATTGGCGCAGGTTCGAGAGATTTAG
- a CDS encoding response regulator codes for MTPALLLIDDNAIQAATRQTILKRAGYFVIAALNPQRALDQFQRNEFQEEIGLIITDHFMPGMTGSEFVRELRKDHTELPVLVISGMEEVEDEYAGMNISFRLKPLMPDELLSSVQTLLAASHSVR; via the coding sequence ATGACCCCTGCACTCCTTCTCATTGACGACAATGCCATCCAGGCAGCCACCCGGCAGACCATCCTTAAGCGAGCCGGATACTTCGTCATCGCCGCTCTGAATCCGCAGCGCGCCCTCGATCAGTTCCAGCGAAACGAGTTTCAGGAAGAGATCGGCCTGATCATTACCGATCACTTCATGCCTGGCATGACCGGCTCCGAATTTGTCCGCGAACTCCGAAAAGACCACACCGAACTTCCCGTGCTCGTCATCAGCGGCATGGAAGAGGTGGAAGACGAGTACGCCGGCATGAACATCTCGTTCCGCCTCAAACCCCTGATGCCCGACGAACTCTTAAGCAGCGTCCAGACACTACTCGCAGCCAGTCACTCCGTGCGGTAA
- a CDS encoding heme lyase CcmF/NrfE family subunit, translating into MQAHPMPEFGSFALLLALTLSVYTLLAGAYSLWRPSVAAGPDTAGRLGETARRAGMSSFLAMSCAALALVWAAFTNDYSVSYILHHTNKALPGAYKFAALWSGQEGSLLLWALLLSAYGFVLRARHRVDVRLSAYASTILAGVQVFFLLLLNFAAPPFAIQPGPRALDGFGLNPLLQYPEMVMHPPMLYLGYVGFSVPFAFALGALMMRYPGEKWIHITRRWTMVTWLFLTVGIFLGAHWAYSVLGWGGYWGWDPVENASLMPWLTGTAFLHSVMMQEKRGMMKSWNVWLIFSTFMLTILGTLLTRSGIVSSVHAFAQSSIGDWFYGFLIIVFGICLFTFFKQRDHLKSENKLGSLVSRESSFLFNNLVLLAACFTVLWGTLFPVLSEYVTGSKVTVGAPFYNRVNIPVGLFLLFLTGIGPLLAWRSTSIRSIRKNFVLPSIAFFTMLIALLVFVDRPWNDGDDMQSMIFSLMTFSLAAGVITAISAEFLRGANVLRTQTGKSLAASIVLLIRRNTRRYGGYIVHFGIVVMFIGIAGGAFNQQKEQEMGYGDTLTIGGYRLVCQSFTQDSNANFDTEYALLDVYKGGKKITQLTPEKRFYHASETYATMVADRTTLQNDLYVIYEGKNPDTEKPIIKVFINPLIVWIWIGVAIVVFGTFVALVPNLTKAAMTSAPARIEREVPEAEVHHA; encoded by the coding sequence ATGCAAGCACATCCCATGCCGGAGTTTGGCAGCTTCGCCCTGCTCCTGGCCCTCACGCTCTCTGTCTACACCCTGCTCGCCGGGGCGTACTCTCTTTGGCGCCCGTCCGTAGCCGCTGGCCCGGACACCGCAGGCCGCCTCGGTGAGACGGCTCGCCGCGCCGGGATGAGCAGCTTCCTCGCCATGAGCTGCGCCGCGCTCGCCCTGGTCTGGGCCGCCTTCACCAACGACTACTCCGTCTCCTACATCCTGCACCACACCAATAAGGCGCTCCCCGGAGCCTACAAGTTCGCCGCCCTCTGGTCTGGCCAGGAAGGTTCCCTCCTCCTCTGGGCTCTTCTCCTGAGCGCCTACGGCTTCGTCCTCCGCGCCCGCCACCGCGTTGACGTCCGCCTCTCCGCCTACGCCTCCACCATCCTCGCCGGAGTTCAGGTCTTTTTCCTGCTCCTGCTGAACTTCGCCGCTCCACCCTTCGCCATCCAGCCCGGCCCACGCGCGCTCGACGGCTTCGGCCTGAACCCCCTCCTGCAATACCCCGAGATGGTCATGCACCCGCCGATGCTCTATCTCGGCTACGTCGGCTTCTCGGTTCCGTTCGCCTTCGCCCTCGGCGCTCTGATGATGCGCTACCCCGGTGAAAAGTGGATTCACATCACCCGCCGCTGGACCATGGTTACCTGGCTCTTCCTCACCGTCGGCATCTTTCTCGGAGCCCACTGGGCCTATTCCGTTCTCGGCTGGGGCGGCTATTGGGGCTGGGACCCGGTCGAAAACGCCTCCCTCATGCCATGGCTCACTGGCACCGCCTTCCTCCACTCCGTCATGATGCAGGAGAAACGCGGCATGATGAAGTCCTGGAACGTCTGGCTCATCTTCTCCACCTTCATGCTCACGATCCTCGGCACGCTGCTCACCCGCTCCGGCATCGTCAGCTCCGTCCACGCCTTCGCCCAGTCCTCCATCGGCGACTGGTTCTACGGCTTCCTAATCATCGTTTTCGGCATATGTCTTTTTACCTTCTTCAAGCAGCGCGACCACCTCAAGTCCGAGAACAAGCTAGGCTCCCTTGTCTCCCGGGAATCCAGCTTCCTCTTCAATAACCTCGTCCTCCTCGCCGCCTGCTTCACCGTCCTCTGGGGAACCCTCTTCCCCGTCCTCTCCGAATACGTCACTGGCTCGAAGGTCACCGTAGGCGCGCCCTTCTACAATCGCGTCAACATCCCCGTTGGTCTCTTCCTGCTCTTCCTCACCGGCATAGGCCCCCTGCTCGCCTGGCGCTCGACCTCCATCCGCTCCATCCGCAAGAACTTCGTCCTTCCCAGCATCGCCTTCTTCACTATGCTCATCGCGCTGCTCGTCTTCGTGGACCGCCCATGGAACGACGGCGATGACATGCAGTCCATGATCTTCTCCCTCATGACCTTCTCGCTCGCCGCGGGCGTCATCACCGCGATCTCGGCCGAGTTCCTCCGCGGAGCCAACGTCCTCCGCACGCAAACCGGCAAAAGCCTCGCCGCCTCGATCGTCCTCCTCATCCGCCGCAACACCCGCCGCTACGGCGGCTACATCGTCCACTTCGGCATCGTGGTCATGTTTATCGGCATCGCCGGTGGAGCCTTCAATCAGCAAAAGGAACAGGAGATGGGCTACGGCGACACCCTTACGATCGGTGGCTATCGCCTCGTCTGCCAGTCCTTCACCCAGGATTCAAACGCTAACTTCGACACCGAGTACGCTCTCCTCGACGTCTACAAGGGCGGCAAAAAAATCACCCAGCTCACCCCCGAGAAGCGTTTTTATCACGCCAGCGAGACCTACGCGACCATGGTCGCCGACCGCACCACCCTCCAGAACGATCTCTACGTCATCTACGAGGGCAAGAATCCCGACACCGAGAAGCCCATCATCAAGGTCTTCATCAACCCCCTTATTGTCTGGATTTGGATTGGCGTAGCCATCGTAGTCTTCGGCACCTTCGTAGCTCTCGTTCCCAACCTAACTAAAGCGGCCATGACCTCCGCCCCAGCCCGCATCGAGCGCGAAGTTCCCGAAGCCGAGGTCCATCATGCGTAA
- a CDS encoding cytochrome c-type biogenesis protein, which yields MRKLFGSRLLQVAVLTCLMVIMLGASGATDPAARFNKLGHEMICTCSCGQILMECNHVGCPVSGPMIEELRNQMLVSGSTNTSILNWFAAKYGATVLASPIRGGFDNVAWIAPLLVFFLATIGTAVVVRVWKMRSTSTPLTASASSHPADQALRDRIRRETEY from the coding sequence ATGCGTAAGCTCTTCGGCTCCCGCCTCCTCCAGGTCGCCGTCCTCACCTGCCTTATGGTCATCATGCTCGGAGCCAGCGGCGCAACCGACCCCGCCGCCCGCTTCAACAAGCTCGGCCACGAGATGATCTGCACCTGCTCCTGCGGCCAAATCCTCATGGAGTGCAACCACGTCGGCTGCCCCGTCTCGGGTCCCATGATCGAAGAGCTCCGCAACCAGATGCTGGTCTCCGGCTCCACCAACACCTCCATCCTCAACTGGTTCGCCGCCAAATATGGTGCAACCGTCCTTGCCTCTCCCATCCGCGGCGGCTTCGACAACGTAGCCTGGATCGCCCCTCTCCTCGTCTTCTTTCTCGCTACCATCGGTACCGCCGTCGTAGTCCGTGTGTGGAAGATGCGCTCCACCTCAACGCCGCTCACGGCCTCCGCTTCCAGCCATCCCGCCGACCAGGCACTCCGCGACCGCATCCGTCGCGAGACGGAGTACTAA
- a CDS encoding carboxypeptidase-like regulatory domain-containing protein, protein MTFRPRYTLLIAAMATVSALALPANAASSITGTVTNKTNNKPAAGDDVTLIRLAQGMQESTHTRTDSKGRFTLDVPDEGIHLVRVTHDKANYFRPAPPGTQSVEIDVFNAATHVTGVTGEADVMRIQSDPGGNSLRIVENFFVKNESTPPMTQMSDRPFEFYLPAGAIVEGSAALSPGGMPVQAAPVPLGDQPNHYAFVFPIRPGETRFQITYKINYTGTFKFSPRLVLPTDTIAIMMPKSMKFDAGKTTSYSPVTEETTAQTYVARTVVPSEPLDFTVSGTGQLPRDPAPGAGGTGAGDATGSPVGATAGDTTRPAPGTAANDTRPGGGLGNPIDPDGDNDPWSKYKWWILGGLGLALAAGAGFMLKAPGAKYIATSPLPNNPAAPDPTAPFVGQGSSTVLAALKEELFALETDRLQGRITEAQYLSNKSALETVLGRALSRIEGAPL, encoded by the coding sequence GTGACCTTCCGACCGCGATACACCCTTCTCATCGCCGCCATGGCGACCGTGTCTGCTCTCGCACTCCCAGCGAACGCCGCCTCCTCCATCACCGGCACCGTCACCAACAAGACGAACAACAAGCCCGCCGCCGGAGACGACGTCACGTTGATCCGCCTCGCGCAGGGTATGCAAGAGTCCACGCATACCAGGACCGACAGCAAGGGCCGCTTTACCCTCGACGTCCCCGACGAAGGCATCCACCTCGTCCGCGTCACCCACGACAAGGCGAACTACTTCCGCCCCGCACCTCCCGGCACCCAGTCCGTTGAGATCGACGTCTTCAACGCAGCCACGCACGTCACCGGCGTCACAGGCGAAGCCGACGTCATGCGCATTCAATCCGATCCCGGCGGCAACAGCCTCCGCATCGTCGAGAACTTCTTCGTCAAAAACGAGTCCACCCCACCCATGACGCAGATGAGCGACCGGCCGTTCGAGTTCTACCTTCCCGCCGGAGCGATCGTCGAAGGCTCCGCCGCCCTATCGCCCGGCGGTATGCCCGTCCAGGCCGCGCCAGTCCCCCTCGGCGATCAGCCCAACCACTACGCCTTCGTGTTCCCCATCCGCCCCGGCGAAACCCGCTTCCAGATCACTTACAAGATCAACTACACCGGCACCTTCAAGTTCTCGCCGCGCCTCGTCCTGCCCACCGACACCATCGCCATCATGATGCCGAAGAGCATGAAGTTCGACGCTGGCAAGACCACCTCATACTCCCCCGTCACCGAAGAGACCACCGCGCAGACCTACGTAGCCCGCACCGTCGTTCCTTCCGAACCCCTCGACTTCACCGTCTCAGGCACTGGCCAGCTCCCCCGCGATCCCGCCCCCGGGGCAGGTGGCACAGGCGCAGGCGACGCCACCGGCTCACCCGTCGGCGCAACAGCGGGCGACACAACCCGCCCCGCCCCCGGCACCGCCGCCAATGACACCCGCCCCGGCGGTGGTCTCGGCAACCCCATCGATCCAGACGGAGATAATGACCCGTGGTCCAAGTACAAGTGGTGGATTCTCGGTGGTCTCGGTCTCGCCCTGGCTGCGGGAGCGGGCTTCATGCTCAAAGCTCCTGGTGCAAAATACATCGCCACCTCGCCGCTTCCCAACAATCCTGCAGCCCCTGATCCCACAGCGCCCTTCGTCGGCCAGGGTTCCAGCACCGTACTGGCCGCCCTCAAGGAAGAGCTCTTCGCTCTCGAAACCGACCGCCTTCAGGGCCGCATCACCGAAGCTCAATACCTGTCCAACAAGTCAGCCCTGGAAACGGTCCTCGGGCGCGCTCTAAGCCGCATTGAAGGTGCACCCCTCTGA